The stretch of DNA CTGCCCGCCCAAGACCACCCGCCATCGCGTAGACTTGTCCTCTCCGCGATCGTGGGTGCCTTGGCGGGGCTGCCTTTCCTTGCCCTGGCGCTTGCCGCCTGGTTCGGGAATGAACCAGCCACCCAAGGACGCGTGATCATTGCCGAGCTGATCTACGGCGCGGCCGCCATCGCCTTTCTCGGCGGCATGCGCGGCGGCACGGCGGCCGGGCCCTATTCCCGGCGGCGGATCGCGCGCGAGCTGTCCCTTGCGGCACTTCTGGGATTGGCCGCAGTCCTGGCATTATTGAGTCCGCCGATCCCCGCGATCGCCGTGTTGATCGCGGCATTCCTATTCACGGCGCTCTGGGACATTGTGAGCCTCCAGCGCCATGCCATTCCGGCATGGTTCGCAGCCGCGCGGCTCACCCTGGCGGGAATGGCTCTCATAG from Rhodoligotrophos sp. CJ14 encodes:
- a CDS encoding DUF3429 family protein; the protein is MAGLPFLALALAAWFGNEPATQGRVIIAELIYGAAAIAFLGGMRGGTAAGPYSRRRIARELSLAALLGLAAVLALLSPPIPAIAVLIAAFLFTALWDIVSLQRHAIPAWFAAARLTLAGMALIGLLAILAKLAMTTAI